Below is a window of Myxococcaceae bacterium JPH2 DNA.
CCACCCGCCCGGCGCGCTGCTGCTCTGGTCCTTGGCGTCGGTGTGGACAACGCACGTGGGTCCCGCGTCCGCCTTCGCGCTCGCGCGGTGGATGGCCACGGGAGTCGGTGCCCTCAACACGTTCCTCGCGGGCCGCTTGTCGCTCAAGGCCTGGGGACCGGTCGCCGCCGTCGTGACGGCGCTCACCTACGCGGTCCAGCCCGAGGCCATCACCCTGGAACGAGGCCCGTTCCTCGACCCCATCCTGAATCTCTGCTGCCTGGGCTTCGCGTCGGTCTGGCTCATGCGGCGCGGCGACGGAACCCCTCGCACGTGGCGCGCCGGTGTCCTCGCGGGCCTCGCCGTCTGCGTGAAGGCGCTGGGTGGAATCTGGGGAGTCGCCGCGCTGCTGTCTCGGCCCTCGGCGATGGGCTGGCGCCGTGTGCTTCAGGTCGTCCTCGCGGGAGCCCTCACCGCCGTGGCGGTGGTAGGTCCCTTGGCCGCGCGCGCGCCCGGCGCGTTCTTGCAGCAAGCGCTCCAGTTCCAGCTCCACCGCCCCGAGGATGGCTTCCTCGACCGGTGGTCGCGATTGCAAGACATGCTGCCCGAGCGGAGAGCGCTCGTCGTCGCGCTGGTGATGCTGGGATTGGTCGTGGCTCTGACGCGAGCCATCTGGCGACGAGGCGAGGAGCGCGCCGTGGAGCGATTCGTGGCCACGGCCTACGTGCTCACGGTCATCAGCTACCTGTTCGCGCACAGCTACTACACCACCTACAACGCCTTCCTCACCCCGACGCTGGCACTGCTCGCGGGGCTCGGGGGCGCGACGATGGTGGGCTGGGGCCAGCGCCTGGGACGAATGGGCGGTCGTGGCGTGGCGGTCGTCGTGGTGCTCGCTGCGCTCCAACCAGCGCGTGAGCTGGCGCGAAGCCCGGCATCCGGCCCCACGATGGAGCTTCAGCTCGCGCGTCACGTCTATGCGCAGGCCGCCGAGGACACCACGGTGTGTGCCTTTGAGCCCTCGTGGGGGCTCGTGGCCAACCGACTGCCGCCTCGCGTTCAGGACGCGCCCCAAGCCGTGGACCCGTACGCGTTGATGCTCAGTGAGGCCATCGGCTCCGGGTCGCGCTACGCCACCATCCAGGACGCCTTCCAGGCCGAGGATTCTCAGCTCGGCATGCGTGCGTTGCTGTCGCGGTGTGACATCGCCATCCTGGGCGCGCGCGGACAACGGCAGCTCAATCCCGCGAGCCAACACTGGCTCGCGGAGCACTTCACGGAGCGACCACTGGAGCAGGTCCCCGGCGCCGGAGTGTGGGAGCGCCGCGACGAACCCCTCCATGCCGAGAGGCCCTGCCCCATCTCGCCGAAGTCGCCCGCAAGCCCTGGCTGCTGAGCTGTCCGACGCCGCGGCTCACGGGATGATGCGCCGGCGGCGCCCCTGATGCTTACTGATCGCGGAGCCAGAACCAGCGCCCCTCGGAGTGGAGTGCGCGCTCGAGGAAGTCCGAGAACGAGGGCGCAATCTGGGCGCAGTAGTACGGGTCAGGGAACCCCTCGCGGTAACCATCGATGATGGGATACCGGCCGGACTGCTGCTGCCCCACGTCCACGATGATGTAGTTGCTGTCCTGGAGCGCACATGCGACGTACCACGACACGGGGCCCGCCTTGTCACTATCGCTCTGACTCATGACGACCCGCGCACGCCGAATCATGGCGAGCGGCAGGAAGTGGTAGTCCGAGTCGGTGGTGTCGAACAGCTTCGCGCCATCGCAGTGCAGATAGAACGCGCGCATGTCCGGATCGAGGCGCCAGCCCACGCGAGCCTCGAACTCGGCAATATGCTCCGGTGTGGCCGGCGGATTCGGGAAATGGCTCCGCGACACCTCGGACAGCAAGTCGCTCATGGTCGACATGTGGCTACTCTCCGTAGGGATAGCTACCGCCCGCGCTCGTCCACGGTGGCTCGTTCGCGTAGCACTGGTTGTAGAGCCCTTGGAGTGTTTCGTGAATCTCCTTCGGATAGGGAATCAGGTTGTCCCAGTCCGTTGGGTTGCCTCCGTGCTTGAGGTCCCGGATGTGGTGTCCCTGGTAGGGAGAGCCATCTGCCTCACGTGGCCACGCGCCGAATCTCTCGGCCCAGCGTTCACGGAATCCCTCGCGGATGGCTTTCCACCGAGAACGCGCAACCTCGTTCTCTGCCTTCGTCAACTCAGGGTAGTTACAGCAACAGTTGGCCTGCGCGAACCGGCTGCCGGTGCGGACAACCGTTCCCTCGTAGTCCATCTTCACGTCCGCGAGCCAGATGCAGCCCTGAAGCACGTGCCCCTCTCCGGCACACTTGTCGCGGCAATAGTCCATGATTTGCGGACTGCACTGCCAAGGGCCAAAGAAGATGACGGTGCGAAACTGTCCGCCACCGGGGACGGCCACCTGGGGACCGACCCATCGCTTGACGCCCCCGGCGGTGGACATCGCCCCCTCAGCACATGCAGCAAGGGTGAGCGCGGCAGCGGCCGAAACGATGCGCATGAGCGTGCTCTTCACGCGGATCAAGCTAACGCAGAACAGCCAGTACAATCAGGACACCGCCCCCATCGTGCCGACCGTGCCCTCAGGCGACAGGGCTCACGGGATGATGCGACGGCGGCGGAGGTCCTCGAACAGCCCGAGGAACATCGCCTCGGTGTCGACGTACTCGTGGAACCCGAAGCGGCGCGCCTTCGAGCCATCCGCGAACATGTCGTAGTCCCAGGAGAAGACAAAGTCGCCGAAGCGCCAGGACGACACGTCTCGGTAGGGCGTGGGCACGAGTCCGTGCTTCCGCTGCATCGCGGTCCACACGGGCTCCTTGTCCGCCATGACGACGTCCAGTGACATGGGCAGCGGCGGCGCGACCTCCAAGCCGAACGAGCGCGCGAGTCGAGGCCACAGCTCATTCCAACGGAAGAGGTCGCCGTTGTTGATGTTGAACGCCTGATTGGCGCACTGCTCGCTCGTGGCCGCCCACACGGTGGCCTTGGCGAGCAGCCCCGCGTCTGTCATCTCCAAAAGCTTGTCATACGCGCCCGGCTTGCCCGGGAAGCGCAGCGGAATCCCCAGCTCCTTCGACATGGACGCATAGACCGCGATGACCATGGCGAGGTTCATCGGGTTGCCCAGCGCGAAGCCTCCCACCACCGAGGGGCGGATGGCGGACCACGTCCACGCCTTGCCCTGCTGCCGCGACTCCAGGAACGCCTGCTGGTCCACGTTGAACTCAGGCGGCATGTGCGGCGCGTCCGTCTCGCGGGCGGGGGTCTTGAACGGCCCGAGGTGCGCGCCGTAGACCTTGTAGCCCTGCATCAAGCTGATGTGCCGCAGACCAGGGGCAATCGGCTCAATGGCATCCACGACGTTGACGAGCATGGCCAGGTTGGGCGGAACCAGCTCCGCCCA
It encodes the following:
- a CDS encoding SDR family oxidoreductase, whose translation is MNTHHKVALVVGAQGVIGRNLVQYLSTLPDWDVVGLSRRGGDAQGRIRHVAVDLLSAEDCRRQLAGLTHVTHIFYAAYQDRPTWAELVPPNLAMLVNVVDAIEPIAPGLRHISLMQGYKVYGAHLGPFKTPARETDAPHMPPEFNVDQQAFLESRQQGKAWTWSAIRPSVVGGFALGNPMNLAMVIAVYASMSKELGIPLRFPGKPGAYDKLLEMTDAGLLAKATVWAATSEQCANQAFNINNGDLFRWNELWPRLARSFGLEVAPPLPMSLDVVMADKEPVWTAMQRKHGLVPTPYRDVSSWRFGDFVFSWDYDMFADGSKARRFGFHEYVDTEAMFLGLFEDLRRRRIIP
- a CDS encoding SMI1/KNR4 family protein, with the protein product MSDLLSEVSRSHFPNPPATPEHIAEFEARVGWRLDPDMRAFYLHCDGAKLFDTTDSDYHFLPLAMIRRARVVMSQSDSDKAGPVSWYVACALQDSNYIIVDVGQQQSGRYPIIDGYREGFPDPYYCAQIAPSFSDFLERALHSEGRWFWLRDQ